A DNA window from Aspergillus nidulans FGSC A4 chromosome V contains the following coding sequences:
- the nudC gene encoding protein nudC (transcript_id=CADANIAT00003176), with translation MSEQEPSSADLAAREAEEKQRKAAEEAEQATLPYKWTQTIRDVDVTIPVSANLKGRDLDVVLKKDSIKVKVKGENGEVFIDGQFPHPIKPSESSWTLETTSKPPGKEVSIHLDKVNQMEWWAHVVTTAPKIDVSKITPENSSLSDLDGETRAMVEKMMYDQRQKEMGAPTSDEQRKMDILKKFQKEHPEMDFSNAKIG, from the exons ATGTCGGAACAAGAACCGTCTTCTGCCGACCTCGCCGCCCGCGAggccgaagaaaagcaacgCAAAGccgccgaagaagctgagcaggCGACCCTCCCCTACAAATGGACACAGACGATCCGCGACGTGGACGTCACGATACCCGTCTCTGCGAACCTGAAGGGACGCGATCTGGACGTCGTGCTCAAAAAGGACAGCATTAAGGTTAAGGTCAAGGGCGAGAACGGGGAGGTCTTTATTGAC GGCCAATTTCCGCACCCCATCAAACCGTCTGAGTCTTCCTGGACGCTTGAAACAACGTCTAAACCTCCCGGCAAGGAAGTCAGCATCCACCTTGACAAAGTCAACCAGATGGAGTGGTGGGCGCACGTTGTCACCACCGCGCCGAAGATCGATGTCAGCAAGATCACGCCGGAGAACTCGAGTCTGAGCGACCTGGACGGTGAGACCAGGGCGATGGTTGAGAAGATGATGTATGATCAGCGGCAGAAGGAGATGGGAGCGCCGACCAGTGAtgagcagaggaagatggataTTTTGAAGAAGTTCCAGAAGGAACATCCTG AGATGGACTTTTCGAATGCGAAGATTGGTTAG
- a CDS encoding Zn(II)2Cys6 transcription factor (transcript_id=CADANIAT00003177), which produces MKGENPPFRVNPLSSPEQPTYHSRRPHRKSRAGCAKCKQRRVKVCDETRPCCQRCEKLGLECTYEAILPPGYGKKDIDSALVARVFNQKNAVNPDATAHSLAVSVVTTQVDEVLQFSSTMTKSKGCLSNLEILRHFQDIFTPNTMIINETGKDAMRVKMIRLALQSPYLMHSLIGVAIAHLRNVLPDHKGNYALLESHHWQRAISQYSTELQSSIGPHNMDALFSACLLMTVNSFALNSYNPRQSFVFSPNPVECLNWLFVQSGLRHLLSRAVPWVRKSMWWEIFMESRNDLFEDERPGREGLHPDLANICGINEFTSTENNPYLWPLRMLTPLLTLEPSLRTYSRITTFMGRLLPDYYERLVAKDTPALMILAWWLALMNGVDLWWVKTRAKSECAAICMYLDCASSDPFVLRLLEFPAQACGYLLQHNQANLSCSDGSQCEFLPDAVAPLQPVESNSRWETIC; this is translated from the exons ATGAAAGGCGAGAATCCTCCATTCCGTGTCAATCCCCTCTCCAGCCCTGAGCAACCCACTTACCATTCCCGACGCCCGCACCGCAAGTCTCGCGCCGGCTGTGCAAAGTGCAAGCAGCGGCGGGTGAAGGTC TGTGATGAGACACGTCCCTGCTGCCAGAGGTGTGAGAAGCTTGGTCTCGAATGCACCTACGAGGCTATACTCCCTCCGGGATATGGCAAGAAAGATATCGACAGTGCTCTTGTTGCACGAGTCTTTAATCAAAAAAATGCGGTTAATCCCGATGCAACAGCGCACTCACTTGCTGTTAGCGTGGTAACGACGCAGGTTGATGAAGTGCTACAGTTTAGTTCGACTATGACCAAGTCCAAAGGATGCCTCAGTAACCTGGAAATACTGCGCCATTTCCAAGACATATTCACGCCAAATACCATGATCATCAATGAAACGGGCAAGGATGCAATGAGAGTCAAGATGATACGGTTGGCATTGCAG TCGCCATACCTTATGCACAGCCTTATTGGCGTCGCAATTGCACATCTCCGTAATGTTCTTCCAGACCATAAGGGCAACTACGCCCTCCTCGAATCGCACCACTGGCAGCGCGCAATAAGCCAATACAGCACTGAGCTGCAGTCTTCTATTGGCCCCCATAACATGGACGCGCTATTCTCGGCCTGTCTGCTCATGACCGTGAACTCGTTTGCGTTGAATTCGTACAACCCGCGCCAATCGTTCGTGTTCTCGCCGAATCCAGTCGAGTGCCTGAACTGGCTATTTGTCCAGTCGGGGTTGCGCCATTTGCTAAGTCGCGCGGTGCCCTGGGTGCGAAAGAGCATGTGGTGGGAAATATTCATGGAGTCCAGGAACGATCTCTTCGAAGATGAACGACCCGGAAGAGAAGGGCTTCATCCAGACCTCGCGAATATCTGCGGAATAAACGAATTCACATCAACGGAGAATAACCCGTACCTCTGGCCGCTACGAATGCTTACGCCGCTGTTGACGCTCGAGCCATCTCTGAGAACGTACTCCCGCATAACCACATTCATGGGCCGTCTCTTACCCGATTACTACGAGCGTCTGGTTGCGAAAGATACCCCGGCTTTAATGATTCTTGCCTGGTGGCTCGCGCTCATGAACGGGGTTGATCTTTGGTGGGTGAAGACTCGCGCGAAGTCCGAGTGCGCTGCCATCTGCATGTACCTGGATTGTGCATCATCTGATCCGTTTGTCCTGCGGCTCTTAGAGTTTCCTGCTCAGGCTTGTGGGTATCTGCTTCAGCATAATCAGGCAAATCTGTCATGTTCGGATGGTTCGCAGTGTGAATTCTTGCCTGATGCGGTCGCACCTTTGCAGCCTGTGGAATCCAACTCTCGTTGGGAAACAATATGTTGA
- a CDS encoding alpha/beta hydrolase (transcript_id=CADANIAT00003178) — protein sequence MSGNSSRTINGQHMRDTQVSSLHKAIRCFRMEDVRRLLEDPRCPIDRNVIHDAAVTYYDNDIFRLIAISSIARRQKLLGAALVTLPRRETDNLLGPLDTQAASIALRLLEYPTVNRDIITASVPDFGSSYCDASVYFLVGCNREAAQILYDLGYKKVDEQHQMTYTPLAALKVPPTTGYHGQYRVVDEDDALAKYLAMCAWFHDRGAFLYREVECPSRTTALHQIARCIGMELARSWHTYSQIGSGEDQAARADRFNHHLKLALRPLAANSRILQEILHDERHPEQYVCACSSHGQLPLHVLINETIHGVQSPLTVCFLVATLLKTEDLLNTSTKFSPLRVSAVFRACSFACLKLEHTCQTTRLPRFSILQGEGRVTNAGLDSLVSTCESVFRTLNLPLRRFLENWFFCLLESYSYCLDQFSLAVDALRSPPYLPMTPNSDARKVAIRYEDMASIAFPLLAKSLSLTTAHTYSYAYNSPINPSLPIILFLHGFPSSSYDWRHQVQFFSAQGFGVLAPDLLGYGDTSKPWTLESYKAKTMAAEIIEILDHEGIHKVHAVAHDTGCTLLSRLANYFPSRLLSCTFLDVPYSRPGEHFDLAAVNALTKQFLGLERFGYVEFFVRPDAGDILDQHFDSFFTLFYPQDPELWLEHVGPKGSMETWLLQDRTAPQPAYICEEERKIHQDIMRNNHGPALNWYRSLVTNINEKDEIQSNLDPTLPMPVLMICPQPTKLEFPGVEEQLKQVAPDLTFRRVSTTGHWVQLEAPNEINSLLKEFFEREKR from the exons ATGTCTGGAAACAGCTCGAGGACCATCAACGGCCAGCATATGCGAGATACTCAGGTTTCTAGCCTTCATAAGGCAATTAGGTGTTTCCGGATGGAAGATGTGCGAAGATTACTGGAAGACCCCAGATGCCCCATTGACCGGAATGTTATTCATGATGCCGCAGTGACTTATTACGATAATGATATATTTCGGCTTATTGCGATATCTTCTATTGCACGCAGACAAAAGCTCTTAGGGGCCGCCCTTGTGACCCTACCCAGGCGCGAAACCGATAATCTGTTGGGACCCCTAGACACGCAGGCAGCTTCCATTGCGCTTCGGCTTCTAGAGTACCCTACGGTGAACCGCGACATAATCACAGCTTCTGTCCCCGATTTTGGCTCCTCATACTGTGACGCGTCGGTTTACTTCCTAGTTGGCTGCAACCGAGAGGCAGCGCAAATATTGTACGATCTTGGATACAAAAAGGTAGACGAGCAACACCAAATGACATACACGCCGCTTGCAGCATTGAAGGTACCACCAACAACCGGATATCATGGCCAGTACCGCGtggtggatgaagacgatgccCTCGCCAAATATCTTGCAATGTGTGCCTGGTTTCATGATCGAGGAGCTTTCTTGTATCGCGAAGTAGAGTGTCCCTCGCGAACAACAGCCTTACACCAGATAGCACGCTGTATCGGGATGGAACTCGCGCGGTCATGGCATACATACAGTCAGATAGGATCAGGAGAAGACCAAGCTGCGCGAGCAGATCGATTTAACCATCATTTGAAACTCGCCCTCAGGCCGCTTGCAGCGAACTCTAGAATTCTTCAAGAGATACTCCATGATGAGAGGCACCCGGAGCAGTATGTCTGCGCATGTTCGTCTCATGGTCAGCTCCCGCTGCATGTCCTGATTAACGAAACAATCCATGGCGTGCAGTCTCCTTTGACCGTATGCTTCTTGGTCGCGACTCTTCTGAAAACGGAAGATCTACTCAACACCAGTACTAAGTTCAGCCCTCTTAGAGTGTCGGCCGTGTTTCGTGCCTGCAGCTTTGCGTGCCTCAAACTCGAACATACCTGTCAGACGACGCGCCTTCCCAGGTTCAGCATTCTGCAAGGCGAGGGTAGGGTTACCAACGCGGGCTTAGACTCGCTGGTGTCGACCTGCGAATCTGTATTTAGAACACTAAATCTGCCGCTACGGCGTTTTCTCGAAAATTG GTTCTTTTGCCTGCTGGAATCATACTCCTATTGTCTTGATCAGTTTTCTCTAGCGGTAGATGCCCTGCGTTCGCCTCCATATTTGCCTATGACTCCCAACTCCGATGCTAGGAAG GTTGCTATACG CTATGAAGATATGGCAAGCATTGCCTTTCCTCTACTCGCCAAGAGCTTATCGCTCACGACAGCCCATACATACAGCTATGCCTACAACTCGCCTATAAACCCGTCGCTCCCAATAATACTCTTTCTCCATGGCTTCCCATCATCCAGTTACGACTGGCGTCATCAagtccagttcttctctGCACAAGGGTTTGGAGTACTGGCACCGGATCTTCTGGGGTACGGTGATACATCCAAGCCGTGGACGCTGGAGAGCTACAAAGCCAAGACAATGGCTGCTGAAATCATCGAGATATTGGACCATGAAGGCATTCACAAAGTTCATGCTGTTGCCCATGATACAGGCTGCACCCTGCTATCCCGCCTTGCCAACTACTTCCCAAGTCGCCTTCTATCTTGCACGTTTCTAGACGTGCCTTATTCCAGGCCCGGAGAGCATTTCGATCTGGCTGCTGTGAATGCCCTGACGAAACAGTTCCTAGGCTTGGAGAGATTCGGGTATGTGGAGTTCTTTGTCAGGCCTGATGCTGGGGATATTCTCGATCAGCAT TTCGACTCGTTCTTCACCCTTTTCTATCCCCAAGACCCGGAACTCTGGTTAGAGCACGTCGGGCCCAAAGGGTCCATGGAGACATGGCTCCTCCAAGACCGAACTGCGCCCCAGCCAGCCTACATTTGCGAAGAGGAGCGCAAGATACACCAGGATATCATGCGTAACAATCACGGGCCTGCCTTGAACTGGTACCGATCACTGGTGACAAACATTAACGAGAAAGATGAGATTCAGTCGAATCTCGACCCGACATTACCCATGCCTGTCCTCATGATCTGTCCGCAGCCAACAAAGCTGGAATTCCCAGGCGTTGAGGAGCAGCTGAAACAGGTAGCACCGGATCTAACGTTTAGGAGGGTAAGCACGACTGGGCATTGGGTGCAGTTGGAGGCACCAAATGAGATCAATTCCCTACTCAAGGAGTTTTtcgagagggagaagaggtaG
- a CDS encoding dienelactone hydrolase family protein (transcript_id=CADANIAT00003179) translates to MLIKEYHHDVPTVADGNGSMRRAFLNLLYPAIKLKALAGIYVFHPSIPGYPNARFPGVVVFSEIYQVTGPVARFARQIAGQGYIVACPSSYHEFTGPEALSYNAEDTDKGNEWKVSKKLSAYDEDASLSVSYLISLPTCTGRIGATGMCLGGHLAYRCALDERVKAAVCYFATDIHSHTLGKGKNDDSLARAGDIKGELVMIFGKNDTHVPPEGRDLIRSTLHEKGVLFSFYEVAWAQHAFIRDELSKGRYDPAISKVCFEMLLELFGRTLKLDLGDHDGKEVKVDDVC, encoded by the exons ATGCTTATTAAAGAATACCATCACGATGTCCCTACAGTTGCGGATGGCAATGGCTCCATGCGTAGGGCTTTCCTAAACCTTCTCTACCCCGCCATCAAACTAAAGGCACTTGCAGGAATATACGTCTTCCACCCCTCTATCCCAGGATACCCCAACGCCCGCTTCCCCGGGGTAGTCGTATTCAGCGAGATCTACCAGG TTACCGGCCCCGTCGCGCGCTTCGCCCGCCAGATCGCCGGCCAGGGCTACATCGTCGCCTGCCCGAGCAGCTACCATGAATTTACGGGCCCTGAGGCGCTCTCATACAATGCAGAAGACACAGACAAAGGAAACGAGTGGAAGGTCTCCAAGAAACTCTCTGCATACGATGAGGACGCATCGCTTTCTGTGTCGTATCTGATTTCTCTACCAACATGTACGGGACGTATTGGGGCCACAGGCATGTGTCTCGGTGGACATCTCGCGTACAGATGTGCACTTGATGAAAGAGTTAAGGCAGCTGTTTGTTATTTTGCAACGGATATTCATTCGCATACCCtagggaaggggaagaatgacGACAGTTTGGCCAGGGCAGGAGACATTAAGGGAGAACTTGTTATG ATTTTCGGCAAGAATGACACGCATGTTCCCCCAGAAGGACGGGACTTGATTCGCTCGACGCTCCATGAGAAAGGCGTGCTGTTTAGCTTTTATGAGGTTGCTTGGGCGCAGC ACGCGTTTATCCGCGACGAGCTCAGCAAAGGCCGCTACGACCCTGCCATCAGCAAGGTGTGTTTCGAAATGCTCCTCGAGCTATTTGGACGGACACTGAAGCTGGACCTTGGCGATCATGATGGGaaggaggtcaaggttgacgaTGTTTGTTAG
- the erg4 gene encoding c-24(28) sterol reductase (transcript_id=CADANIAT00003180), with protein MTVTRSQTGRTPRKVDRPGFVETPGSRRVTRSSVAPSDEATDTPSETKGRTRSTTRRRTTRVKSEEASESEETKLSVANGHANGQVNGKTNDQANAHANGHTKERVIDGWVEGKDPKVDYSGHFEFGGSPGVLAMMIGFPLLMYYMWIGATYYDGKFPRPSEGQSMSEFFAHMGHLVYDGAFPTLKAWTMYWVFFIFEGLLYLLAPGITVMGRPLPHLGGKQLPYYCSALWSFWTTLAVACTLHFTGVFKLYTIIDEFGSLMSVAILSGFLVSFVAYFSALARGAQHRMTGYPIYDFFMGAELNPRMFGILDFKMFFEVRLPWYILLLVTMGTAARQYEVYGYVSGEVGFLFMAHFLYANACSKGEECIVSTWDMYYEKWGFMLIFWNLAGVPLSYCHCTIYLANHDPATYHWNRYFLVFLYVAYLFVYWVWDTTNSQKNRYRQMERGTRVFRKAFPQLPWQTLHNPKTITAADGSKILVDGWYGKARKIHYTCDLYFALNWGLITGFNSPFPWFYPVFFACMISHRALRDIQRCRNKYGEAWAEYERQVPYLFIPVSMPSIFLTSS; from the exons ATGACCGTCACGCGCTCCCAGACGGGTAGAACGCCCAG aaAAGTTGACCGCCCTGGTTTCGTCGAGACGCCTGGCAGCCGTCGGGTTACCCGCAGCAGCGTTGCGCCGTCCGACGAGGCAACCGACACACCCTCAGAGACTAAGGGCCGAACAAGATCGACGACTCGACGACGTACCACCAGAGTCAAAAGCGAAGAGGCGTCTGAAAGCGAAGAAACCAAACTTTCTGTCGCTAACGGTCACGCCAATGGCCAGGTGAACGGCAAGACGAATGACCAGGCGAATGCACACGCGAATGGGCACACCAAAGAACGGGTCATTGACGGCTGGGTCGAAGGCAAGGACCCCAAGGTCGACTACAGCGGACACTTCGAGTTTGGAGGCTCTCCAGGAGTCCTCGCCATGATGATCGGCTTTCCGCTCCTGATGTATTACATGTGGATCGGCGCCACTTACTACGACGGCAAGTTCCCTCGTCCGTCAGAAGGACAGAGCATGTCAGAATTTTTCGCGCACATGGGACACCTCGTATATGACGGTGCGTTCCCGACGCTTAAGGCATGGACCATGTACTGGGTGTTCTTCATCTTTGAAGGCCTTCTGTACCTGCTCGCCCCTGGAATCACCGTCATGGGCCGTCCCTTGCCGCACCTTGGGGGAAAGCAGCTGCCATACTACTGCTCGGCTCTCTGGTCTTTCTGGACTACCCTCGCCGTCGCTTGCACACTTCACTTCACCGGTGTTTTCAAGCTCTACACAATTATTGATGAGTTCGGTTCGCTCATGAGCGTGGCTATTCTGTCTGGCTTTTTGGTCTCTTTTGTCGCCTACTTTTCGGCATTGGCTCGTGGCGCGCAGCACCGCATGACTGGTTACCCTATCTACGACTTCTTCATGGGGGCTGAGCTCAACCCGCGCATGTTTGGCATCTTGGATTTCAAGATGTTCTTCGAAGTCCGCCTGCCTTGGTacatccttctccttgtcacTATGGGCACCGCTGCACGCCAGTATGAGGTGTATGGATACGTGTCTGGAGAGGTTGGATTCCTGTTCATGGCGCACTTCCTCTACGCAAATGCCTGCTCCAAAGGCGAGGAATGCATTGTGTCTACATG GGATATGTACTATGAAAAATGGGGCTTCATGCTGATTTTCTGGAATCTGGCTGGTGTACCCTTGAGTTACTGCCACTGCACCATTTACCTCGCCAACCACGACCCGGCCACTTACCATTGGAATCGCTATTTCTTGGTTTTCCTCTACGTCGCCTATTTGTTTGTGTACTGGGTCTGGGACACGACCAACAGCCAGAAGAACCGCTACCGCCAGATGGAGCGTGGCACGCGAGTGTTCCGCAAGGCCTTCCCCCAATTACCCTGGCAGACACTCCACAACCCTAAGACTATTACGGCCGCTGACGGCTCCAAGATCCTTGTTGACGGATGGT ACGGCAAGGCTCGCAAGATTCACTACACTTGTGATCTCTACTTTGCGCTGAACTGGGGTCTTATCACCGGCTTCAACAGTCCGTTCCCCTGGTTCTatcccgtcttcttcgcctgcatGATCTCACACCGTGCTCTGCGAGATATCCAGCGCTGCCGCAACAAGTACGGCGAGGCTTGGGCTGAATACGAGAGACAAGTTCCGTACCTATTCATTCCTGTTAGTATGCCGTCCATTTTCTTAACATCAAGCTAA